In Trichomycterus rosablanca isolate fTriRos1 chromosome 2, fTriRos1.hap1, whole genome shotgun sequence, the genomic window agatagatagatagatagatagatagatagatagatagatagatagatagatagatagatagatagatagatagatagacagacagatagacagatagacagatagatagattagatagattagatagattagattagatagatagatagatagatagatagatagatagatagatagattagatagattagatagattagattagattagatagatagatagatagatagatagatagattagatagagagatagagagatagatagatagatagatagatagatagatagatagatagatagatagatagatagatagatagatagatagatagattagatagattagattagatagatagatagatagatagatagatagatagatagatagatagatagatagatagatagatagatagatagatagatagattagatagattagattagattagatagatagatagatagattagatagagagagagagagatagatagatagatagatagatagatagatagatagatagatagatagattagattagattagattagatagatagatagatagatagatagatagatagatagatagattagatagatagatagatagatagatagatagatagatagatagatagatagatagatagattagattagatagatagatagatagatagatagatagatagatagatagatagatagatagatagatagatagattagatagatagatagatagatagatagatagatagatagatagatagatagatagatagattagatagatagatagatagatagatagatagatagatagatagatagatagatagatagatagatagatagatagatagattagatagattagatagatagatagatagatagatagatagatagatagatagatactttatttatcccgaaggaaattattgaattacaaacatcacacaactaCATTACAatgaataattgttattattataataataatttgagtATGCGTTGTTGGCGTCTCTATTGTTTGTTGTTTGCCGTCATTACTTTCCCACCACTTCTTATAGCGGTTTTCCCATCAGGctcagtggtgcagtggtaacaCACGGGGGTTGAAAGTCTGAGATTGGTGGTTTGAATCTGGCACACGTCATTATCAGTTTTATTATCACTATAATTTGCTTGTCGACAGACaaacgtatttatttatataaataatagtaaaaaaaaaaagacagacaccTATCACTCTGCGCTTGGATCCACCCCCTCCACACACTCACCATAACAGTATGTAGTGATAAACATTGGGAAAAAGGTGTTAGcctttaataatataattaataacctTAAATAGATCAAGGGGGCACCACTTGGATTTAATTTTTGGTAAATCCCAGAAAAACCAAATTAAGGATGAATCAGTCCTGTTCCGTAGGGGTAAAGTTCTAGTTATTAAACTTACAATGCTACATTTGAAgaattataatgtttattaaaagttAAAGACATAGCATATATGCAGTGATTAATCAGGGAATAAACAATTAAACAGCgagaaaagtaaaagaaagagGTAAATACTAAATCAATACCAGGAACTTCTAACTGAAACCCTTTGGTGAGAATCGGGAAGGGGGCCTAATAGGGATGCCTGTTATCAATCGATAATAGATGTATGTGTTAAAATAAGCAACAGAACCAAGCCCTTCAGGAAGCATAGAAAATTGAGTCTACTTCTTGGATGTTACCTCGATGTTACCTCACGTTGGAGCTTTCTACCGGTCTCAATAGATGgagcgcttcgctctcacctcTGTCTCAGGTCAACTCCACAACGCGGAACGTGAAACTTTAAGTCAAGGCCTCGAGCTCTGAGCTCTCAGAAGCAAGCAGGCCGTTTCTGCTTGTGTTGTAGTCTGCCGCTGCTTTGTTCTTCTTCTTTGTCCTCAGTTCTGCTCTCTTTGCTGCTCTCTTTGAAGTTCTCACATGGTCTGCTCTCTTTTTGGGTCAGGCTTACCGCCCCATTTCAAGGGAAAATAGGAGGAGTGGTTTTGGTTGGAGATAGCCAATGAGCAAAGGAACCTCCTTCAGTGGGTGTAACTGAATCTCTGGCTCCTCCCGGGTCTCACCAAAAAAAGCAAATTACTACTGGCCACTAGATGGTGCTATAGATATACCTTctaaatgattatttttttatctagTTCACCtggaaacatttattttaacctcCTTCACTAGTTAATCTTGGATACACTCTTAGTAACAAATATATGTTAGTTTTAGCACATATTACTATGATCATGAGTTCATTATGACATACACACTATTAagtgaataataaaacaacttAATTCATTACAAGATATAACATGCCATGCAGATAAAGTTTAGAACATTATACATTCATTGGAAATAATAGAACATAAGATAATTTCTAGTAATATCAATTGGGTTACAAGCTTATATCTTAAGCAGAATAAAATTTTAACAGTTCTACCATGAAGCAAAGCATGAAGCATAAACAGAGCATAAACACAGTATTAGATATTATATAGCTGTCAGTATTGGACAATTGGAACCACGAAAACACAATGAAAACTATGAGTATGTTTTGAATAGATGAACATATTGATATGGGCAACCGGATGGGAAACACTGTGGAAGCATTGTAGCTGATTGTTCAGTTAATCAAAAATTATTGAAGGATACAAGCAAGTATTTCAAAGCAACCAACCACCTGATTGATGGTACATTTGATACATCTTATAAAATGATTTGTTATAAATGTTATATCCTACAAATCTGACTTATTAAAATTCATAAAGGTCTTGTATATAGTTTATTATAAGTCTTTGTTGGCCTATGATAATTGCCGTACTGTACGTTTTATTTTCTGCACTTGTTATAAAAGGGTTGGCTAAAATAACCAAAACCTGCAACTAGAAACCAAACATAGGGGGTTTCTAACGGGTAGCAAACATGGATTTCAGTTCATATTAATTACCTATTAAACTAAAACGTTTTTAGGGACATCATACTGCCTAAATACACCCAGTCATACTACTATACTTTACAAGTGTCAGCAGTTCTGTAAGATATTAATGCAGCCCCATACTTTCAACAGCATGTAATTGAGTATAATGTTTCCACTCATCAGGAATCTGTCCTTTACCATTAAACTGTTTATTCTGGTGCTTTTCAAGATTTTCCTGGAATTCACAAATGAACCATTTCCAGTAAGCTAGCTCAGATAAATCAGTGGAGATGAGCCAGTTAGCGTACTTTCCTCCTGCCATCCTGTACTGCTTGAAAGGGATGGAGATCTCACAATCACTGGTTGGGTAGAATGAATTGTCACTTGCGACTGCTGCAGTGCAAAACTCTATGAAAAACTCTGTTGTATCTTTATGATGCAATCCGTTCAGTCCAGATGTGCGATGGAAATCAGCATTGTGATCTCCAGGATGGTTTTTCTGACTGTTGGTACAGACGGCTCCACAGAAGGGGCACTGCTCCCAGCAGCACCTGCAGAAGTGTTTGATTAGGATCTCATCAGGCCTTTCTCTGAACTTCTCCATCCTGAGGTCTGAAAGCTTACTAAGGTTTCTCTTCAGCTCTTCAACAACATTTGAGAGCTTTTCCTTTATAACATCAACAAGCACATCATAGTTGATGCTGTTTTTAGTCTCCTCGTCACATAATTGAACTCTAGTGTCTCCTAAGTCATCTGCAAGACTGCttgaaaaaaaatccagccacTTGTTTGCATCCCAGTTGACTTGTCTGGCTCTAGCGGTGGCCAATTTTGCAGCACCCATGACTAGTTTCTCTCTGTGATCAATACAACCTCTGATTGCAGAAACAGCTTGAGAATTTTCTGCTGCCATGAATTCTTTAACTTTGTCCTTGATGAACCCTTCAAAGTGGGTTCTAGGGTAGTACATGTATGTTAAGTACTTATGAAACTTCTCGTCCTTATTTCCGAGCTGCTCTGCCAGGGATTTCAGAATGTATTTTTCCAGATCAGCTCTGTTCCCATTAAATGGTTCTTTCTCTCTTATTTGTCCACAGAAGACTTGAGCAATCCTGTTGTAGACACTCTGAACCATCTGTTTTTTTAGTTTACTACAAACTTGGTCTCCAAGTATTGCTGCTGATGTTGCTCCTTTCCAGTATTTCTGGAAGATGTTGAAGTACTCAGGCTTTTTCTTCTCAAAGTAAGTAACTGGATCGTTTGCTTCTTTGTATTTCCTGTGAAGCTCAGCAATGCATTCCTTTACTTGATCAAACACATAAAGTGAGAGATCTACATAGAAAGCTTTGTTTAGGACACAGACATCTTCAGACATCTTTCGATTTCTCTTCAAATCCGATTCAAAGTTCAGCACCAGGGTTCTGACATCACGTAAGATTTCTTGGATGTAGTGTGAATTGTATCCTTGTGCTGAGAATGGAAATGACTCCacttttgttttggtttgttctGTGGTCTTGAAAATCAGATCCCGAATGGATTTGTTATCCTCTGGTTTAAGAACACTTCCACTTAAAAATGACATGGGATCTCTCCAAAACAAGCTATTCCTTTTAGGGACGTAGCTGTTGTATTCATTCAAACTCTCAATGCTTTCGTAAGAATTTCGTTTATGAGCCATGTCGTATCCATATAACTCCACCAGAACATCAGTGACATCCTTTGATGTGTTTACATCTTTGATTATAGGAGCTTGTCTAGTCAGTTCAGAGACCCAGCCCTCCCACATTGAATCAAATTCTGCTTTTGCATTTGATTCCTTATCAACATTTCCTTTGAGTTTTAAAGCAAGTTCTTTACTCTTCTCAAAGAGTCTCTTCTCATATGTTTTCAGTTCCTCATCCAACCTCTTTCGGAGGCGTCTCTGTTGAATGCTGTCATCCACTTTTCTTTTTGCATCATTTATTAGATCATCATGAAGATGCTGAATTTGGGTCTCAAATCTGAATTTCCACTGAATCAGTGTTTCCTTTTCATTGTCTTTATCAAAATAGGAGTTGAATGCCTTTTGGACATCTTCTAGAGTCTGTTCCATTTCCTTCATCAGATCTTCTCTTTGGATTGTCTCTACATTTCCACTAGCAACTCTGTTAAGCATTTTATCTTCTATACCCAGCATGGCACTCCTTAGGCTCCAGGCCCATTTCCCATACTCCTGTTCCAGTTTCCTGTACACTGAAATCTCCTGTGCATTCTtgaaactaaaaacaaagtctTCATCCAGCAGAGCCTCCCACAGGTCCTTCACTCGCTTCTGAAACTGTGATAATTTCAAGCCATTTGTATCTGATGCACGAGAAATAATTTCTCTTTTTAGTTCTTGAATGTTCTCACTGTAGCGTGGGTTTGGTGGTGCCATGGGTGGGCAGCCTTCCCAGAGCTGTGCAAAATACTTTACGTCATGCTCTACATCAAATGCAATGACATCACTAAAGTTCTCAGCGTAGTTTAATTCATCTTTTGCTGCTAGTTTGGTCATTTTATCCAGTATGGCCTGCAAATGTATTCTTCCATCCATGATCTTCTCTTTAGCTGCAATATCAGTAACATTTTGGTGTACAAATATGCAGCTGGGGTTCAGTCTGACCTGCTTCATCCTCAGGAATGCATGAACAACAATCTGAAGGATTTCCTGCATCTCACATGGGTTTTCTCCATAGATATTAACTAATGTCAAATTTCCCAGACCCACAACAAATGTGGAAAGTTCATTGTCGTGATGTATGGTATTGTTTCCAGCTAGTTCCAAAGCTCTGAGACCTTCAGTATCTATGACCAGAATGTAGTCAAACCTCAGCTCCTTCTTCATCTCCTCAGACACTCTGACCAGCTGCATGAAGGCTCCTTTGGTGCATCTTCCTGCACTTACTGCAAACTGGAGTCCAAACATGGCATTTAGCATGGTGGACTTTCCAGAGCTCTGAATACCTAAAACTGACAGGACAAAGACTCGCAGGTCCCCTAATTTCCTAATGACTTCATCTAGAACAGCTGAAATCCAGATCAGAGGAACATACGCTGTATCACCATCCATCAGTTCCATTGGGTGTCCAGATATCAACAGTTCAGCAGCATATGTTGGCAGGTAAGACAAGTCTCCAAATGTTGTTCTTGTCGGGTTCTTTTTTTCTGAGACTGAGGCTTCATAAATCTGACCCACCTCTCTCAGAATGTGCT contains:
- the LOC134303257 gene encoding interferon-induced very large GTPase 1-like translates to MFIEPTVCCPPPVPQLCNPLSNDALDLSKVPSEYHNLREAQTFSPHRPYDCAIDLLRGPQLPTSHRCHLSYPEKEAMENFISECIAAGLIRPSSSPCSAGFFFIKKMKKTQSVCVRPFRLVPTPRDIERSIKDKLAKSYFLQISKSTIQHKKPSKETELVQAFMQRLLRADYTARHLFVKNDSTVPTVENIATEDVYSALFKDNPVSRKTKQSNIHPMDVQMVVFLCADHFLKQVMVTKLSECQYAIPLLVPNPFTKKTEFPLWTLSEIKRSWKTTDPSGKAISRDLHVYKAETPMVAFFRFDSVSLSKSQLMNNLINEKHNTFFHRHCPGSSNNRLLMEGVVEIAWYCPSGNSSDHFSECVAFCNLHGDSSNNQTQREIITQMASVNVVILSSLDGNDNNMAIVKKLCNSSTPLIVLLTDEDDDDAVSQFGQGKYRIRLKGRNQADVSAALRSVINDCLLQRPTMFNPENINKYSVVSVDEDNESCRKGKEAAQNIMRFLEGKEPSKIKETYLPCQGKLWHDWCQKSKELRRLQSNTEADVSKKQFEMKEIRWKQQGHGFTELMGLFVGALHSLSNSERIYFLQWTKIQLDELSSGKLSELREQYDRKWKKLLTLKRDHDKCPTSKTGDKLKAEQFNLEIISKKLNAATFGLEHILREVGQIYEASVSEKKNPTRTTFGDLSYLPTYAAELLISGHPMELMDGDTAYVPLIWISAVLDEVIRKLGDLRVFVLSVLGIQSSGKSTMLNAMFGLQFAVSAGRCTKGAFMQLVRVSEEMKKELRFDYILVIDTEGLRALELAGNNTIHHDNELSTFVVGLGNLTLVNIYGENPCEMQEILQIVVHAFLRMKQVRLNPSCIFVHQNVTDIAAKEKIMDGRIHLQAILDKMTKLAAKDELNYAENFSDVIAFDVEHDVKYFAQLWEGCPPMAPPNPRYSENIQELKREIISRASDTNGLKLSQFQKRVKDLWEALLDEDFVFSFKNAQEISVYRKLEQEYGKWAWSLRSAMLGIEDKMLNRVASGNVETIQREDLMKEMEQTLEDVQKAFNSYFDKDNEKETLIQWKFRFETQIQHLHDDLINDAKRKVDDSIQQRRLRKRLDEELKTYEKRLFEKSKELALKLKGNVDKESNAKAEFDSMWEGWVSELTRQAPIIKDVNTSKDVTDVLVELYGYDMAHKRNSYESIESLNEYNSYVPKRNSLFWRDPMSFLSGSVLKPEDNKSIRDLIFKTTEQTKTKVESFPFSAQGYNSHYIQEILRDVRTLVLNFESDLKRNRKMSEDVCVLNKAFYVDLSLYVFDQVKECIAELHRKYKEANDPVTYFEKKKPEYFNIFQKYWKGATSAAILGDQVCSKLKKQMVQSVYNRIAQVFCGQIREKEPFNGNRADLEKYILKSLAEQLGNKDEKFHKYLTYMYYPRTHFEGFIKDKVKEFMAAENSQAVSAIRGCIDHREKLVMGAAKLATARARQVNWDANKWLDFFSSSLADDLGDTRVQLCDEETKNSINYDVLVDVIKEKLSNVVEELKRNLSKLSDLRMEKFRERPDEILIKHFCRCCWEQCPFCGAVCTNSQKNHPGDHNADFHRTSGLNGLHHKDTTEFFIEFCTAAVASDNSFYPTSDCEISIPFKQYRMAGGKYANWLISTDLSELAYWKWFICEFQENLEKHQNKQFNGKGQIPDEWKHYTQLHAVESRDGNSIFIPPPACSPKRIKKPIPMVISDQGTRWDFAPTCTIDIGRPQAEPLDSLAVDIIIAQKADLGLKGILSSMKVSVEERKAIQVATVGQNTNPLWHTLRQGRLTASNFGAVLPALQKGRNVAPSTFNRLLDPKPLDNIPAIQWGRDNEKEGLKKFKALTQMSVKESGLWLSASGVLGASPDGLVGLSALLEVKCPYSVWDMTIEEAAKNKDFYLQKEGGIWQLQQTHTYWHQVQGQLHVTQRDICYFVVWTTKDFKIVKIPRDEAWQPNLQLLEQFYKDQMLPRILEKKNL